A genomic stretch from Lathyrus oleraceus cultivar Zhongwan6 chromosome 2, CAAS_Psat_ZW6_1.0, whole genome shotgun sequence includes:
- the LOC127121579 gene encoding citrate-binding protein, which translates to MTMLPILHLILLSLIIHQTTSFSSAAIDPTQGFTHVSLDNSNFVIQKPYNVPVNQRYNFTNGVHQFWIYPTDKPFLSGSNTKPRTEIRISKHEYTSGIWQFEGYGYVPSGTSGVCIMQVFGGRSTATTTQLRIYDGSLTYYNSPHVLSQNIYNRWFKVNAIHDVDANNVKIYIDGVLKRDGAGLGAGTHYFKFGVYVQNDHSNRMESLWKDIKVFKK; encoded by the exons ATGACAATGTTGCCAATTCTGCACCTAATCCTTTTGTCATTAATCATCCATCAAACAACCTCATTTTCCTCAGCTGCTATTGATCCCACACAAGGGTTCACTCATGTTTCATTAGATAACTCAAACTTTGTTATTCAAAAGCCTTACAATGTTCCGGTAAACCAGCGTTACAACTTCACAAATGGTGTGCATCAATTTTGGATATACCCCACAGACAAGCCTTTCTTGAGTGGCAGCAATACAAAGCCACGAACCGAGATTCGTATCAGT AAACATGAGTATACATCTGGTATATGGCAATTTGAAGGGTATGGTTATGTTCCAAGTGGCACAAGTGGCGTGTGCATTATGCAAGTATTTGGCGGAAGATCTACTGCTACAACGACACAGCTTAGGATCTACGACGGTTCGCTAACTTACTATAATTCTCCTCATGTTCTGTCTCAGAATATCTATAACAGGTGGTTCAAGGTGAACGCGATTCATGACGTGGACGCCAATAATGTTAAGATTTATATCGATGGAGTTCTCAAGCGCGATGGAGCTGGTCTCGGAGCTGGTACTCACTACTTCAAGTTCGGGGTTTATGTACAAAATGATCATTCCAACCGCATGGAATCTCTTTGGAAGGATATCAAAGTTTTTAAAAAATAG
- the LOC127121580 gene encoding probable xyloglucan galactosyltransferase GT20: MAVSLSRKRSKLSRKQSCSGFSILYSFLTRISGLIFLLVLIYMWSSFSTVLTGNIIHVCFSTRKLNNSFYCLSAATHTNPSFEIPNISINNNNISNSTSSIITTEKVEVDKFPISTPHNEEVANAVKIIEEHLKVHRSWRFDNKNNASCEDGKGIYVYDLPSKFNKDLVGQCSDMLPWQNFCRYVSNEGFGEPISKLGKGWYKTHQYSLELIFHSKVLKHPCRVYNENDAKLFYVPFYGGLDVLRWHFKNVSNDVKDGLGLELLKWLERQVTWKRNFGKDHVFVLGKISWDFRRTSDSPWGTRLLELEKMQNPIKLLIERQPWHLNDIGIPHPTYFHPKSDNDIIDWQLKIIRSNRKNLVSFAGAARNDADDHIRLIIIDQCSSKSDGKCKFLNCSSVKCNEPESIIQLFVESEFCLQPPGDSPTRKSVFDSLISGCIPVLFDPFTAYYQYPWHLPEDYDRYSVFMDKKEVREKNVNVIEKLGNISLRERENMRRYIVYELLPGLVYGDHNAELEKFQDAFAITFNNLLHRVSKFKD; this comes from the coding sequence ATGGCAGTGTCTTTATCCAGAAAAAGATCCAAATTATCAAGAAAACAATCTTGTTCTGGTTTTTCAATTCTATACAGCTTCTTAACTAGAATTTCTGGTTTAATCTTTCTTTTAGTCCTTATTTACATGTGGTCTTCATTCTCCACAGTTTTAACAGGAAACATCATTCATGTTTGTTTTTCCACAAGAAAACTCAATAATAGCTTCTATTGTCTTTCTGCAGCCACTCATACTAATCCCTCATTCGAAATCCCAAATATTTCCATAAACAATAACAATATTAGTAATAGTACTTCTTCTATTATTACTACTGAGAAAGTTGAAGTTGACAAGTTTCCGATTAGTACTCCGCATAATGAAGAGGTTGCAAATGCGGTTAAGATCATTGAAGAACACTTGAAGGTTCATCGGTCGTGGAGGTTCGATAATAAAAACAATGCAAGTTGTGAGGATGGTAAAGGAATCTATGTGTATGATTTACCATCTAAGTTTAACAAGGATTTGGTTGGTCAGTGCAGTGACATGCTTCCATGGCAGAATTTTTGTAGATATGTAAGTAATGAAGGGTTTGGTGAACCGATATCGAAACTCGGTAAAGGTTGGTATAAAACTCATCAATACTCACTTGAACTAATTTTTCATTCAAAGGTTTTGAAACATCCTTGCAGGGTTTATAATGAGAATGATGCAAAGCTATTCTATGTTCCATTTTATGGTGGACTTGATGTGTTGAGATGGCATTTCAAGAATGTTTCGAATGATGTGAAAGATGGTTTGGGTTTGGAGTTATTGAAGTGGCTTGAGAGACAAGTTACTTGGAAAAGGAATTTTGGTAAGGATCATGTTTTTGTTTTGGGGAAAATTTCTTGGGATTTTAGAAGAACCAGTGATTCTCCTTGGGGGACTAGGTTGTTAGAGCTTGAAAAAATGCAGAATCCGATTAAGTTATTGATCGAACGCCAACCATGGCATTTGAACGATATTGGAATTCCTCATCCGACTTATTTTCATCCGAAATCGGACAATGATATAATCGACTGGCAGCTGAAAATCATAAGATCTAATCGGAAGAATCTCGTGAGTTTTGCTGGTGCGGCGCGGAATGACGCTGATGACCACATAAGGTTGATAATAATCGACCAATGCAGTTCGAAAAGTGACGGTAAATGCAAGTTTCTGAACTGTAGTTCTGTTAAATGTAATGAGCCAGAATCAATTATACAACTTTTTGTGGAGTCTGAGTTTTGCTTGCAGCCACCGGGAGATAGTCCAACGAGAAAATCGGTTTTCGATTCACTGATATCGGGCTGTATTCCAGTTCTTTTCGATCCTTTCACGGCTTATTATCAATATCCTTGGCATTTGCCAGAGGATTATGATAGGTATTCTGTGTTTATGGACAAAAAAGAGGTGAGAGAAAAGAATGTGAATGTGATAGAGAAGCTTGGAAATATCtctttgagagagagagaaaacatGAGGAGGTATATTGTGTATGAACTATTGCCTGGATTAGTATATGGTGATCACAATGCTGAGCTTGAAAAGTTTCAAGATGCATTTGCCATTACTTTCAATAATCTTCTTCATAGGGTTAGCAAATTCAAGGACTAG